In Arthrobacter ramosus, one DNA window encodes the following:
- the mptB gene encoding polyprenol phosphomannose-dependent alpha 1,6 mannosyltransferase MptB: MVTSKFREREVGSSLAHPEALGDSNAPVHGTVIAKAARTAILQGFVGSLLMVAGSVGVGWMATTSGSLIRTPLFIMARTSPVGVIVCTVMLCLGALLLLRSWLRIAQRIGGWNPSSRPVLRRALWMWALPMMFSLPLFSRDAYAYIGQGRLMEQGLNPYTNGISALSNYFSLGPDKLWTEAPTPYGPLWLWIEQGAVWVSAGVPELALIPFRLAALAGVILLAVYAPRLAAVHGVNPDRALWLGVLNPVLLINFIASAHNDSLMLGLVVAGLYFASVKRPVLGIVLITASIAIKPITLIALPFAGLLWAGARAGWGRRMLCWMATLGLSLGLLAAAGLVNGLGFGWLGALQTPGAVWIWYAPVGLLAHTAGFVVGLFGGPGVPVTDVIQTAGTAVSALAIVWLAVRTPGRGLGMPAPLDDEPEFNKTVLRRMAWAFAAVVVLAPVIQPWYMVWLLVFFTVTGIADGAQLRTVFYLTAFFTLIALTDQLSVFQWIPIEVVRGVAIAIAVSFIAYLVFFDKKTHVLFRPRRGILKLKLKPKS; the protein is encoded by the coding sequence ATGGTGACGTCGAAGTTTCGTGAGCGTGAGGTGGGGAGTTCGTTGGCTCATCCAGAGGCGCTTGGCGATTCCAACGCCCCGGTACACGGCACTGTGATAGCCAAAGCGGCAAGGACGGCGATCCTCCAAGGGTTCGTCGGGTCGTTGCTCATGGTGGCAGGCTCGGTCGGGGTCGGCTGGATGGCGACAACCAGCGGTTCCCTTATCCGCACGCCCCTCTTCATCATGGCCAGGACATCCCCGGTTGGCGTGATCGTCTGCACCGTGATGCTCTGCCTCGGCGCACTCCTACTCCTGCGCTCTTGGCTGCGCATTGCCCAGCGGATCGGCGGATGGAACCCGTCCTCGCGTCCTGTGCTTCGGCGAGCATTGTGGATGTGGGCCCTCCCGATGATGTTCAGCTTGCCGTTGTTCAGCAGGGACGCTTATGCCTACATCGGCCAGGGCCGGCTCATGGAGCAGGGCCTGAACCCATACACCAACGGCATCTCGGCCCTGAGCAACTACTTTTCACTCGGGCCCGACAAATTGTGGACGGAAGCACCGACGCCTTACGGTCCGTTATGGCTCTGGATCGAACAGGGTGCCGTGTGGGTGAGCGCCGGCGTCCCGGAGCTTGCGCTGATTCCCTTCCGCCTGGCTGCCCTGGCGGGGGTGATCCTGCTCGCCGTCTACGCTCCGCGTTTGGCTGCGGTCCATGGCGTGAACCCGGATCGGGCGCTCTGGCTTGGGGTCCTCAACCCGGTTCTCCTGATCAACTTCATTGCCAGCGCGCACAACGACTCCTTGATGTTGGGACTGGTTGTTGCCGGACTGTACTTCGCCTCGGTTAAACGACCCGTGCTTGGAATCGTGCTGATCACGGCCTCGATCGCCATCAAGCCGATTACTTTGATTGCCTTGCCTTTTGCCGGGCTGCTGTGGGCCGGTGCCCGTGCGGGCTGGGGCCGCAGAATGCTCTGCTGGATGGCGACGTTGGGCTTGTCCTTAGGGCTGCTGGCCGCCGCAGGATTGGTGAACGGCCTGGGATTTGGCTGGCTTGGCGCCCTCCAGACTCCCGGCGCCGTCTGGATCTGGTACGCGCCGGTGGGATTGCTGGCACATACGGCCGGATTCGTCGTCGGACTTTTCGGGGGTCCGGGCGTTCCCGTGACGGACGTTATCCAGACTGCCGGAACGGCAGTTTCGGCGCTGGCCATCGTCTGGCTCGCCGTACGGACGCCCGGCCGCGGATTGGGTATGCCCGCGCCGCTCGACGACGAACCCGAGTTCAACAAGACGGTGCTTCGCCGGATGGCCTGGGCTTTCGCCGCCGTCGTCGTTCTGGCGCCGGTGATCCAGCCTTGGTACATGGTGTGGCTGCTGGTGTTCTTTACCGTGACGGGCATCGCGGACGGCGCCCAGCTTCGGACGGTCTTCTATTTGACGGCGTTCTTCACCCTTATCGCGCTGACGGACCAATTGAGTGTCTTCCAGTGGATCCCCATTGAGGTGGTGCGCGGAGTGGCCATCGCCATCGCGGTCTCCTTCATTGCCTACCTGGTGTTCTTTGACAAGAAGACCCACGTGCTGTTCCGCCCGCGTCGCGGAATTTTGAAGCTCAAGCTCAAACCGAAGTCCTGA
- a CDS encoding DNA alkylation repair protein, with product MEHRRIAIIRERLQAGADPDRAKAAQAYMKSSMPSLGVKVPVVRHIVLATAKELPFGSPAELRDDVRLLWLEATWREERYAAIDLTSLKSVAKDLEMLPLYEEIIRTGAWWDFVDGVSDRICALLQHHRSTLTPLLRTWASDPDFWIRRAAITSQLKAKTATAQELLATALDANLADKEFFIRKAIGWTLREYAKTDPQWVRSYVETRRARLSPLSLREAMKHLG from the coding sequence ATGGAACACCGAAGAATCGCCATCATCCGGGAACGCCTGCAGGCAGGGGCAGATCCGGACCGTGCGAAAGCGGCACAGGCGTACATGAAGTCATCCATGCCTTCCCTCGGTGTCAAGGTCCCGGTAGTCCGTCACATCGTCCTCGCGACCGCGAAGGAACTCCCCTTCGGGTCCCCTGCCGAACTTCGTGACGATGTCCGGCTGCTCTGGCTGGAAGCTACATGGCGGGAAGAACGCTATGCGGCCATCGATCTGACCTCGCTCAAGTCCGTGGCCAAGGATCTGGAGATGTTGCCGCTCTACGAAGAAATCATCCGGACAGGCGCATGGTGGGACTTCGTCGACGGCGTCTCCGACCGTATTTGTGCCCTCCTGCAACATCACCGGAGCACGCTGACCCCGCTCTTGCGGACATGGGCAAGCGACCCGGACTTCTGGATCCGTCGCGCGGCCATCACCTCCCAGCTCAAGGCAAAGACGGCCACGGCCCAAGAACTTCTGGCCACGGCGCTTGACGCCAACCTGGCCGACAAGGAGTTCTTCATCAGGAAAGCAATCGGTTGGACCCTGCGGGAGTACGCCAAGACCGATCCTCAGTGGGTACGGAGCTACGTGGAAACCCGAAGGGCCAGGCTGAGCCCGTTATCCCTGCGTGAAGCGATGAAACACCTCGGCTGA
- a CDS encoding glycosyltransferase family 87 protein codes for MSTDSFFSALTRFRHRVLPSSVEVRLNSPKGLLVGFCVVHLVFLVFALILSLRGEAFSDTFIYRDWTSAGFRDENLSGGPSPWVYPVLALVPMAIAGLAGPGPFFFLWVLMITVLNGVALAKLTGRGRRREAIPAGWWWLVFVFIMGWLGFARVDGLTAPIVLIALAYGVSHPFIASTLLSVATWMKVWPAAVMLSLFTVVKQRTKVVAAGILTSVLVIALTAAVGQLPKLLNFLTQQGDRGMQLEATFTTPWLWLSVLHVGDSRMYMNTDINSMQVDGPGTASMSFLMQPLLVLAAILVAALTFWALHNGKRTGGADRTELLLAGSLTMATAFVVFNKVGSPQFMVWLAPAVAVGLAHSWKEWRVPAAMLIAIGVATYFIYPLFYDALSHNNPWMALVLTVRNVLLVVLFCWSVRRLYLLGKKIPANEPAAAAKES; via the coding sequence ATTTCCACGGACTCATTCTTCAGCGCGCTCACACGGTTCCGCCATCGTGTTCTTCCCTCTTCGGTGGAGGTAAGGCTCAATTCTCCCAAGGGCCTGCTTGTAGGCTTCTGCGTCGTGCACTTGGTCTTCCTCGTGTTCGCGCTGATCCTTTCCCTGCGCGGCGAGGCCTTCAGCGACACTTTCATCTATCGGGACTGGACCTCGGCCGGGTTCCGGGATGAGAACCTCAGCGGCGGGCCCAGCCCTTGGGTCTACCCTGTTCTCGCCTTGGTGCCGATGGCCATCGCGGGGCTGGCCGGACCCGGTCCGTTCTTCTTTCTCTGGGTACTCATGATCACCGTGCTCAACGGTGTCGCTCTCGCCAAGCTCACGGGACGGGGCCGCCGTCGCGAGGCTATCCCGGCGGGATGGTGGTGGCTGGTCTTCGTCTTCATCATGGGTTGGCTGGGATTCGCCCGGGTGGACGGATTGACTGCCCCCATCGTGCTGATCGCCTTGGCGTACGGGGTGTCACACCCCTTCATTGCCTCGACCCTCCTGAGTGTTGCCACCTGGATGAAGGTTTGGCCGGCCGCCGTCATGCTTTCGTTGTTCACCGTGGTCAAGCAGAGAACCAAAGTGGTGGCTGCCGGAATTCTGACCAGCGTTCTGGTCATCGCCCTCACGGCGGCCGTAGGTCAACTGCCGAAGCTCCTTAACTTCCTGACCCAGCAAGGCGATCGTGGCATGCAGTTGGAAGCCACCTTCACCACTCCATGGTTGTGGCTCTCGGTCCTCCATGTGGGTGACTCGAGAATGTACATGAACACCGACATCAACTCGATGCAAGTGGATGGCCCCGGAACGGCCTCCATGTCATTCCTTATGCAGCCCCTTCTTGTCCTGGCCGCGATCCTGGTGGCCGCCCTGACCTTCTGGGCACTGCACAACGGCAAGCGAACCGGCGGGGCGGACCGCACCGAACTGTTGTTGGCTGGATCCCTGACCATGGCCACGGCTTTCGTCGTGTTCAACAAGGTCGGGTCACCCCAGTTCATGGTGTGGCTGGCGCCTGCTGTCGCCGTCGGGCTTGCCCACAGCTGGAAGGAATGGCGGGTTCCCGCGGCGATGCTCATCGCCATTGGGGTGGCCACATACTTCATCTACCCCCTCTTCTATGACGCACTCAGCCACAACAACCCTTGGATGGCACTGGTGTTGACGGTGCGCAATGTCCTGCTGGTGGTCCTGTTCTGCTGGTCCGTACGCCGCCTATACCTTTTGGGCAAGAAGATCCCGGCCAACGAACCGGCCGCCGCTGCCAAGGAGTCCTGA
- the map gene encoding type I methionyl aminopeptidase, giving the protein MSMVKTPEEIALMREAGRVVANTLSAVRSHAGVGVSLKELDEVAAAFMEAAGAKPAFLNYRPRWASTPFSGVICTSVNDAVVHGIPDGYVLQDGDLLSVDCGAFVEGWCGDAAVSFIVGTADPVDQELIDATDAALARGIEAARIGNKMGDLAYAIGGEAKRSGYGILADHGGHGIGRTMHAEPSVPNIGRPGRGVKLVEGLVIAIEPMLILGGSDDYYHDDDQWTLRSANGRRAAHSEHTVAITADGPVVLTLP; this is encoded by the coding sequence GTGTCTATGGTGAAGACGCCAGAAGAGATTGCGCTCATGCGCGAAGCCGGAAGGGTGGTTGCCAACACGCTTTCGGCGGTTCGTTCGCACGCCGGGGTTGGTGTGTCTCTCAAGGAACTGGACGAGGTTGCGGCCGCTTTCATGGAGGCTGCCGGAGCCAAGCCGGCGTTCCTGAATTACCGTCCGCGGTGGGCGTCCACGCCCTTTTCAGGGGTCATTTGCACGAGCGTCAACGACGCCGTGGTGCACGGCATCCCGGACGGATATGTGTTGCAGGACGGCGATCTGTTGAGCGTCGATTGCGGGGCATTCGTGGAGGGTTGGTGCGGGGACGCGGCAGTCAGTTTCATTGTGGGCACTGCGGATCCGGTGGACCAGGAGCTGATCGATGCCACGGACGCCGCCCTCGCCCGCGGAATCGAGGCGGCCAGGATTGGAAACAAGATGGGCGACCTTGCGTATGCCATTGGTGGAGAAGCCAAGCGCAGCGGCTACGGGATCCTTGCCGATCACGGTGGGCACGGCATTGGCCGGACCATGCACGCCGAGCCGAGCGTGCCGAACATCGGACGGCCGGGCCGCGGCGTGAAGCTCGTGGAGGGCCTGGTGATCGCTATCGAGCCGATGTTGATCCTAGGCGGAAGCGATGACTACTACCACGACGACGACCAGTGGACCCTGCGCTCCGCCAACGGCCGCCGTGCGGCGCACAGCGAACATACCGTGGCGATCACCGCGGACGGCCCGGTGGTCTTGACACTGCCTTGA
- a CDS encoding DUF6993 domain-containing protein: protein MLRTAADAMWRSGQCAAWQNGRVMSRGKRQKPSGRRHAAGSPGLLLAVPLLVAGLVAGCTAPAPVVSGSTAVSSPAPSSTASATPAVTPSAGSPSASASVSLSPGTAALKQTMESVLKTIAAATPKPAQDALRSQLVSAGIPDSAVEVSASKTPTGLDVDAIEAAARLDKDCVMGEIRAGQVSVSVLPVLASGKCFVGDSR from the coding sequence ATGCTGCGGACAGCCGCGGATGCGATGTGGCGCAGCGGGCAGTGCGCCGCGTGGCAGAATGGCCGGGTGATGAGCAGGGGAAAGCGGCAAAAACCATCAGGACGCCGCCACGCGGCCGGAAGCCCGGGTTTGCTGCTTGCGGTGCCGTTACTCGTGGCCGGGCTGGTGGCCGGCTGCACGGCGCCTGCCCCCGTGGTGTCAGGAAGCACGGCGGTCTCATCGCCTGCCCCATCGAGTACGGCCAGTGCCACTCCCGCTGTCACACCCAGTGCCGGGAGCCCGTCGGCATCGGCATCAGTATCGCTCAGCCCGGGCACTGCCGCCCTGAAGCAGACCATGGAGTCCGTACTCAAAACTATTGCCGCCGCAACCCCCAAACCGGCACAAGATGCATTGCGATCGCAACTCGTTTCGGCCGGCATCCCAGACTCTGCTGTGGAGGTATCCGCGAGCAAGACGCCGACAGGACTGGATGTCGACGCCATCGAGGCCGCGGCCAGGCTGGACAAGGACTGCGTCATGGGCGAGATCAGGGCCGGCCAGGTTTCCGTGTCGGTCTTGCCAGTGTTGGCCAGCGGCAAATGCTTCGTCGGGGATTCCCGCTAG
- a CDS encoding OsmC family protein, protein MSLDEHRYSLTVRWTGNLGTGTSTYRGYTRDHDVEIPGLPVLKGSSDPTFHGDRSRYNPEQLLLTALSQCHMLSFLHVAVKHGVVVTDYVDHAEGLMRLNRDGSGQFENVTLKPQVTVADPAHISLVDELHHEANQVCFIARSVNFPVLHEPSTMAAVS, encoded by the coding sequence ATGAGCCTGGACGAACACCGCTACTCCCTGACCGTGCGCTGGACCGGAAATCTGGGCACCGGGACTTCCACCTACCGCGGCTACACGAGGGACCACGACGTCGAGATCCCCGGCCTGCCCGTCCTGAAGGGATCCTCGGACCCCACCTTCCATGGCGACCGCAGCCGGTACAACCCCGAACAACTGCTCCTCACCGCACTCTCCCAGTGCCACATGCTGTCTTTCCTGCATGTCGCGGTCAAACACGGGGTGGTGGTCACGGATTACGTGGACCACGCCGAGGGCTTGATGAGGCTCAATCGCGATGGCAGCGGCCAGTTCGAGAACGTCACCTTGAAGCCGCAAGTCACGGTTGCCGACCCGGCGCATATTTCCCTCGTGGACGAACTGCACCATGAGGCCAACCAGGTGTGCTTTATCGCGAGGAGCGTCAATTTTCCCGTTCTGCATGAGCCAAGCACGATGGCGGCCGTCAGCTAG
- a CDS encoding globin produces the protein MATQPESATPQPAERRQLMQNDPFSQPAYTDSFYEAIGGHGTFVKLIDVFYDGVAGDPLLRPMYPEQDLAPAKRRFLMFLEQYWGGPGTYSEERGHPRLRMRHMPFQVTPEAKDRWLFHMRAAVDSLGLSPLHQGTLWDYMERAALTMVNSPSVQQP, from the coding sequence ATGGCCACCCAGCCGGAATCAGCAACGCCGCAGCCTGCTGAACGGCGGCAGTTGATGCAAAACGATCCGTTCAGCCAGCCTGCCTACACCGACAGCTTCTATGAGGCCATCGGTGGCCACGGGACTTTCGTGAAACTCATCGATGTCTTCTACGACGGCGTCGCCGGAGATCCTTTGCTCCGGCCCATGTACCCCGAACAAGACCTCGCCCCGGCAAAGCGACGGTTCCTCATGTTCCTTGAGCAGTATTGGGGCGGTCCGGGCACTTACAGCGAGGAACGTGGACACCCCCGGCTGCGGATGCGGCACATGCCGTTCCAGGTGACGCCCGAAGCCAAGGACCGCTGGCTCTTCCACATGCGCGCGGCAGTGGATTCGCTCGGCTTGTCGCCGCTACACCAAGGGACGCTGTGGGACTACATGGAGCGGGCCGCGCTCACGATGGTCAACAGCCCGTCGGTCCAGCAGCCCTGA
- a CDS encoding GNAT family N-acetyltransferase: MGHNSEAIITGPASWPDVERLFGVHGEPSRCWCRWFALTGQDWKTAPPKTRKEQLKAKFDDGPEPGVLAFRGGEAVGWCAVEPRQCYPRIERSRVLKAAGAGAPEGPGVWSVSCFVVSPGHRRGGVATALLQAAVGHAFAHGAEIVEGYPVDPSLRPKAGPADLYQGTVKLFEAAGFSTVSTAVPGRAVMRLRR, from the coding sequence ATGGGACACAACTCCGAAGCCATCATCACGGGCCCCGCAAGCTGGCCCGATGTCGAAAGGCTATTCGGCGTCCACGGCGAGCCTTCGCGCTGTTGGTGCCGGTGGTTCGCCCTCACCGGTCAGGATTGGAAGACGGCTCCCCCTAAGACGCGGAAGGAACAGCTCAAAGCCAAATTCGACGACGGCCCCGAACCTGGCGTCCTCGCGTTCCGGGGCGGCGAAGCGGTGGGCTGGTGCGCGGTCGAACCGCGCCAGTGCTATCCGCGTATCGAACGATCCCGCGTCCTCAAGGCCGCAGGAGCAGGCGCCCCGGAAGGCCCGGGAGTTTGGTCCGTGAGCTGTTTCGTGGTTTCTCCCGGCCACCGCCGGGGCGGGGTGGCCACCGCATTGCTGCAGGCCGCCGTCGGGCATGCCTTCGCGCATGGCGCTGAAATCGTGGAAGGCTACCCGGTGGATCCCTCGCTGCGCCCCAAGGCCGGTCCGGCCGATCTCTACCAGGGAACTGTGAAGTTGTTCGAGGCGGCTGGCTTCTCCACAGTTTCCACGGCGGTGCCCGGAAGGGCGGTCATGCGCCTACGGCGCTGA
- a CDS encoding single-stranded DNA-binding protein — protein MNDIITVRGFVATEPKSSTTPGGTGTASFRLGSTARRFDRANDVWVDGNTNWFSVQAFRHLAGNIGCSVKKGQRVIVVGKLKLRQWEHEGKIYHVAEIVAESVGHDLMWGSANFIRTTSSTSPQSLPAAAEVGPENPWPSAEEEGEDGPHDDEDGSAAAEREVILSAGEGDESVLVDTHTGELVDARA, from the coding sequence ATGAATGACATCATCACTGTCCGGGGATTCGTTGCCACGGAACCCAAAAGTTCGACGACACCTGGCGGAACGGGAACGGCCTCGTTCCGGCTCGGCTCCACGGCGCGCAGGTTCGACCGCGCGAACGATGTCTGGGTGGACGGCAATACCAATTGGTTCAGCGTCCAGGCATTCAGGCATCTCGCGGGAAACATCGGATGCAGCGTCAAGAAAGGCCAGCGGGTCATCGTGGTCGGGAAACTCAAGTTGAGGCAATGGGAACACGAGGGCAAGATCTACCACGTTGCCGAAATCGTCGCCGAGTCAGTTGGGCACGACCTCATGTGGGGCTCGGCGAACTTCATCCGGACCACCAGTAGCACCAGCCCGCAGAGCCTGCCAGCGGCCGCTGAGGTGGGGCCGGAGAACCCGTGGCCTTCGGCCGAGGAAGAGGGTGAGGACGGCCCTCATGACGACGAGGACGGCAGTGCCGCGGCCGAGCGGGAAGTCATTCTTTCGGCCGGAGAAGGCGATGAGTCGGTTCTCGTTGATACTCACACCGGAGAGCTTGTGGACGCCCGGGCTTGA
- the tesB gene encoding acyl-CoA thioesterase II translates to MTDAHAGLEHQVALEDPTSTLIELLSLADFDGARTAEDIFLGPSQKQPRHRVFGGQVLAQSLVAGMRTVEEDRTVHSMHGYFLRPGDANQPITFSVERLRDGRSFSARRVHAYQEGQPILSMIASFQTEAEGVEHQSSMPAGIPDPETLPSTAELLQKYDHPLARHMSFERPFDVRHVDPAIYVEAPKDRVASNAVWMKTFGPMPDDPNLHLAALAYASDYTILESVLRKNGLSWMTPGMSVASLDHAMWWHRPVRVDEWLLYVQESPSAQGARGLATGKIFSRDGQHVATVAQEGMLRIPS, encoded by the coding sequence ATGACTGACGCGCACGCCGGCCTGGAACATCAGGTTGCCCTTGAGGACCCCACATCCACCCTCATCGAACTGTTGTCCCTGGCCGACTTCGACGGCGCGAGGACAGCCGAGGACATCTTCCTTGGGCCTTCCCAGAAACAGCCACGCCACCGGGTGTTCGGCGGGCAGGTACTCGCCCAGTCCCTCGTGGCCGGTATGCGCACGGTGGAAGAGGATCGAACCGTCCATTCCATGCACGGCTATTTCCTTCGTCCGGGGGACGCCAACCAGCCCATCACATTCAGCGTTGAACGGCTTCGTGACGGACGCTCGTTCTCCGCCCGGCGGGTGCACGCTTACCAGGAAGGTCAACCGATCCTGTCGATGATCGCTTCCTTCCAGACCGAAGCCGAGGGCGTGGAACACCAGTCCTCCATGCCGGCCGGAATCCCGGACCCCGAAACGCTGCCGAGCACAGCGGAACTCCTGCAGAAGTACGACCATCCGCTCGCCCGCCACATGTCCTTCGAGCGGCCCTTCGATGTCCGCCACGTCGATCCCGCAATCTATGTGGAAGCGCCCAAGGACCGGGTAGCCAGCAATGCCGTCTGGATGAAAACCTTTGGCCCGATGCCGGACGATCCCAACCTTCATCTGGCTGCGCTGGCCTACGCGAGCGACTACACCATCCTGGAATCGGTGCTGCGCAAAAACGGATTGAGCTGGATGACGCCAGGCATGAGCGTGGCGAGCCTTGACCACGCAATGTGGTGGCATCGCCCCGTCCGCGTGGACGAGTGGCTGCTCTACGTGCAGGAGTCCCCCAGCGCCCAAGGCGCCCGCGGACTTGCCACCGGCAAGATCTTCAGCCGCGATGGCCAGCATGTCGCCACGGTGGCGCAAGAGGGCATGCTCAGGATCCCGTCGTAG
- a CDS encoding mechanosensitive ion channel family protein translates to MNVASSTDNIVADAAKIDYASIFVTLGIGLVVWVVARFIILRITRRVAEGTSFFKKPHFRWVQPAFRALDHERRAQRAHTIGSLLTSVLSVVVVVIVIIYVLKYLNVDIAPLLTSVGILGVAIGFGAQQLIRDFLSGIFITIEDQFGIGDVIVTTEVIGTVESVGLRITRLRAEDGAIWYLRNGEILRVGNRSQGDYVPEEPAVPDDVPPAPPGTAPAETAASGAPQSSKESLKIQEQKAGE, encoded by the coding sequence ATGAACGTCGCCTCGTCGACCGACAACATCGTGGCCGATGCAGCCAAAATCGATTACGCGTCAATCTTCGTGACGCTGGGCATTGGGTTGGTGGTCTGGGTTGTGGCCCGGTTCATCATCCTGCGTATTACCCGCCGAGTGGCCGAGGGCACCAGCTTCTTCAAGAAACCGCATTTCAGGTGGGTCCAGCCGGCCTTCCGGGCGCTCGACCATGAACGGCGCGCCCAACGCGCCCACACGATCGGCTCGCTGCTGACAAGCGTGCTGAGCGTGGTTGTGGTGGTCATCGTCATCATCTACGTCCTCAAATACCTGAATGTGGATATTGCACCGCTGCTCACGAGCGTCGGGATTTTGGGTGTGGCCATTGGCTTCGGCGCCCAACAGCTCATCCGCGATTTCCTGTCCGGCATCTTCATCACCATCGAGGACCAGTTCGGAATCGGCGATGTGATTGTGACCACAGAAGTGATTGGCACCGTTGAATCTGTAGGCCTCCGGATCACCCGGCTCCGGGCCGAAGACGGCGCCATCTGGTATCTGCGCAACGGAGAAATCCTTCGGGTGGGCAACCGCTCGCAAGGCGACTACGTGCCGGAGGAACCCGCCGTCCCGGACGACGTTCCGCCTGCACCCCCGGGTACTGCGCCTGCCGAAACCGCTGCATCCGGTGCGCCTCAATCTTCAAAGGAATCCCTCAAGATTCAAGAGCAGAAAGCAGGCGAGTGA
- the ettA gene encoding energy-dependent translational throttle protein EttA yields MAEFIYTMTKARKAVGEKLILDDVSMSFFPGAKIGVVGPNGAGKSTILKIMAGIDTPSNGEARLSPGYSVGILLQEPPLNEEKTVLGNVQEGVGEIYSKIQRFNAISEEMANPDADYDTLLEEMGHLQEAIDAADAWDIDSQLEQAMDALRCPPGDSDVTVLSGGERRRVALCKLLLQKPDLLLLDEPTNHLDAESVLWLEQHLSSYPGAVLAITHDRYFLDHVAEWICEVDRGRLYPYEGNYSTYLEKKRARLEIQGKKDAKQAKRLTEELEWVRSNAKGRQTKSKARLARYEEMAAEADRTRKLDFEEIQIPPGPRLGGLVLEAKNLQKGFEDRTLIDGLSFTLPRNGIVGVIGPNGVGKTTLFKTIVGLEPLDGGDLKIGDSVKISYADQSRGGIDPNKTLWEVVSDGLDFIQVGHVEMPSRAYVAAFGFKGPDQQKKAGVLSGGERNRLNLALTLKQGGNLLLLDEPTNDLDVETLSSLENALLEFPGCAVVVSHDRWFLDRVATHILAYEGDEENPSKWYWFEGNFESYEENKVERLGPDAAKPHRVTHRKLTRD; encoded by the coding sequence ATGGCGGAATTCATTTATACGATGACCAAGGCTCGCAAGGCCGTTGGCGAAAAACTAATCCTGGACGATGTCAGCATGTCGTTCTTCCCTGGCGCGAAGATCGGCGTCGTTGGCCCGAACGGAGCCGGCAAATCCACGATCCTGAAGATCATGGCTGGTATCGACACACCGTCGAACGGCGAAGCCCGCCTCAGCCCCGGCTACTCCGTGGGCATCCTCCTGCAGGAGCCGCCCCTGAACGAGGAAAAGACCGTCCTGGGCAACGTCCAGGAAGGCGTGGGCGAGATCTACTCGAAGATCCAGCGCTTTAACGCGATCTCCGAGGAAATGGCCAACCCGGACGCCGACTACGACACCCTGCTGGAGGAAATGGGCCACCTTCAGGAAGCCATCGACGCTGCAGATGCGTGGGACATCGATTCCCAGCTCGAGCAGGCCATGGACGCGCTCCGCTGCCCGCCGGGCGACTCCGACGTGACTGTCCTGTCCGGTGGTGAGCGCCGCCGCGTAGCGCTCTGCAAGCTCCTGCTGCAGAAGCCCGACCTCCTGCTCCTTGACGAGCCCACCAACCACTTGGACGCAGAAAGTGTCCTGTGGCTGGAGCAGCACCTCTCTTCCTACCCCGGTGCCGTCCTCGCCATCACTCACGACCGCTACTTCCTGGACCACGTCGCCGAGTGGATCTGTGAAGTGGACCGCGGCCGCCTTTACCCCTACGAAGGCAATTACTCCACGTACTTGGAGAAGAAGCGCGCCCGCCTCGAAATCCAAGGCAAGAAGGACGCCAAGCAGGCCAAGCGCCTCACCGAGGAACTTGAATGGGTCCGCTCCAACGCCAAGGGTCGCCAGACCAAGTCGAAGGCTCGTTTGGCCCGGTACGAGGAAATGGCAGCCGAGGCTGACCGCACCAGGAAGCTCGACTTCGAGGAAATCCAGATTCCGCCGGGACCGCGTCTGGGTGGCTTGGTCCTGGAGGCGAAGAACCTGCAGAAGGGCTTCGAGGACCGGACGCTGATCGATGGGCTTTCCTTCACGCTGCCCCGTAACGGCATCGTCGGCGTCATCGGTCCTAACGGAGTCGGCAAGACCACGCTGTTCAAAACCATCGTCGGGCTGGAACCGCTCGACGGTGGCGACCTCAAGATCGGTGACTCGGTCAAGATCTCCTACGCCGACCAGAGCCGTGGCGGCATCGACCCCAACAAGACCCTGTGGGAGGTCGTTTCAGACGGCCTGGACTTCATCCAGGTCGGCCATGTTGAAATGCCGTCCCGCGCCTACGTGGCGGCCTTCGGCTTCAAGGGACCGGACCAGCAGAAGAAAGCCGGGGTACTCTCGGGTGGTGAGCGTAACCGCCTGAACCTGGCACTGACCCTCAAGCAGGGCGGAAACCTTCTCCTTCTCGACGAGCCCACCAACGACCTCGACGTCGAAACCCTCAGCAGCCTTGAGAACGCCTTGCTTGAGTTCCCCGGCTGCGCCGTGGTGGTCTCGCACGACCGGTGGTTCCTCGACCGGGTTGCCACCCACATCCTGGCCTACGAAGGTGACGAGGAGAACCCGTCGAAGTGGTACTGGTTCGAGGGTAACTTCGAGTCCTACGAAGAGAACAAGGTGGAGCGCCTCGGTCCGGACGCTGCCAAGCCGCACCGTGTCACCCACCGCAAGCTGACCCGCGACTAA